The Vibrio cyclitrophicus sequence GGTTTCAAGCTCTGTAGCCTCTACTGAAAAACTAGAAGCACTAGAAATCAAAGTATTTGAGTGCAATGACGTATTCAAACTAGACATCTATGTTGATGGCGCAGACGAAATTAACGCTTCACGCGATATGATCAAAGGCGGCGGCGCTGCTTTGACTCGTGAAAAAATCGTAGCGGCTATCTCTGATAAGTTTGTGTGTATTGTTGACGGTACTAAAGCAGTTGATGTGTTGGGTAAATTCCCACTGCCTGTTGAAGTAATCCCAATGGCACGTTCATACGTGGCACGTGAACTGGTTAAGCTTGGTGGTGACCCAGTTTACCGCGAAGGCTGCACAACCGATAACGGCAACGTGATCCTAGATGTGTACGGCATGGCGATCGAAAACCCGAAACAACTAGAAGATATCATCAATGGTATTGCTGGCGTGGTGACGGTTGGCCTGTTTGCTCACCGTGGCGCCGATGTGGTTATCACCGGCACGCCTGAAGGTGCAAAAATCGAAGAATAAATAATAGAAGATTGAGTTTTTCTGTTACTTCATTACATACGGTGCCCTAGGGCGCCGTTTTTTTTGCTTTATTGCTGTAAAATTATGTCTTATTCCGTAATTTTCTTACCCAAAACATTTTTTTTTTGTTACTTTATTGTTCAGAAGACGCACAGGGAAAACGTTTGTCTCCTAACAAAGTGGTGAATTTGTTCCCCTTTCAGCCATTTTGTAGCACGTGCGCCGCATTTGCCCAACCTTTCCATTTTAAGGACGAGAACAATGGCCAAAGTTTCACTGGAAAAAGAAAAAATAAAAATTCTACTTCTAGAAGGTCTTCACCCTTCTTCTGTAGAAGTACTGCAAGCCGCTGGTTACACAAATATTGAGTACCATAAAGGCTCGCTACCTGAAGATGAACTTCTTGAAGCAGTTAAAGATGCTCACTTCATTGGTATTCGTTCTCGCACTAACATCTCCCAAGAAGTTATTGATGCCGCTGAAAAGCTGGTTGCCGTTGGTTGTTTCTGTATTGGAACTAACCAAGTCAACCTTCAAGCAGCAGCAAAGCGCGGCATCCCTGTGTTCAACGCACCATTCTCAAACACTCGAAGTGTTGCTGAACTCGTTCTTGGTCAGGTTCTATTGCTACTTCGTGGCATTCCAGAAAAGAACGCTCTTGCGCACCGTGGTATTTGGAAAAAGAGTGCAGACAACTCTTACGAAGCTCGTGGTAAGCGTTTAGGTATTATTGGTTACGGTCACATTGGTACTCAGCTGGGTATTATTGCGGAAAACCTTGGTATGCGCGTTTACTTCTACGACATCGAAAACAAGCTGTCTTTGGGTAACGCAACGCAAGTTCATACCATGACTGAACTGTTGAATAAGTGTGACGTAATCTCTTTGCATGTTCCTGAAACCAACGAAACAAAAGACATGATGGGTAAAGAAGAGTTCGAGCGCATGAAGCCTGGTTCTATCTTTATCAATGCAGCGCGTGGCACGGTAGTAGATATCCCAGCTCTGTGCGGCGCTCTAGATTCTGGTCACCTTTCAGGTGCAGCGATCGATGTATTCCCAACGGAACCAAAAACCAATGCTGACCCATTTGAGTCACCATTAATGCAGTTCGATAACGTGATCCTAACGCCTCACGTGGGTGGTTCAACTCAAGAAGCACAAGAAAACATTGGTGTTGAAGTTGCTGGCAAACTAGCGAAATACTCTGATAACGGTTCTACGCTATCAAGTGTTAACTTCCCAGAGGTATCTCTACCGCTACAC is a genomic window containing:
- the serA gene encoding phosphoglycerate dehydrogenase — protein: MAKVSLEKEKIKILLLEGLHPSSVEVLQAAGYTNIEYHKGSLPEDELLEAVKDAHFIGIRSRTNISQEVIDAAEKLVAVGCFCIGTNQVNLQAAAKRGIPVFNAPFSNTRSVAELVLGQVLLLLRGIPEKNALAHRGIWKKSADNSYEARGKRLGIIGYGHIGTQLGIIAENLGMRVYFYDIENKLSLGNATQVHTMTELLNKCDVISLHVPETNETKDMMGKEEFERMKPGSIFINAARGTVVDIPALCGALDSGHLSGAAIDVFPTEPKTNADPFESPLMQFDNVILTPHVGGSTQEAQENIGVEVAGKLAKYSDNGSTLSSVNFPEVSLPLHTGTSRLLHIHENRPGILTQINTIFAEEGINIAGQYLQTAADMGYVVIDVEADRSEEALLKLKEIEGTIRARLLH
- the rpiA gene encoding ribose-5-phosphate isomerase RpiA — its product is MTQDEMKKAAGWAALQYVEEGSIVGVGTGSTVNHFIDALGTMKDKIKGAVSSSVASTEKLEALEIKVFECNDVFKLDIYVDGADEINASRDMIKGGGAALTREKIVAAISDKFVCIVDGTKAVDVLGKFPLPVEVIPMARSYVARELVKLGGDPVYREGCTTDNGNVILDVYGMAIENPKQLEDIINGIAGVVTVGLFAHRGADVVITGTPEGAKIEE